A single genomic interval of Helianthus annuus cultivar XRQ/B chromosome 6, HanXRQr2.0-SUNRISE, whole genome shotgun sequence harbors:
- the LOC110865241 gene encoding THO complex subunit 4A, with protein sequence MAGAALDMSLDDLIKNNKKSGDGGGRGRGRGRSSGPGPARRFNNRGANRSTPYGGPAKAPDAAAWNHDMFGGVDQSGRPSGIETGTRLYVSNLDYGVSNEDIKELFSEVGDLKKYSINYDRSGRSKGTAEVVFARRQDALAAVKRYNNVQLDGKPMKVEIVGINLVAPVGNVPLANNPGNMNGYPRSGQGRSGGFGRPRGGGGGRGFVRGGRGRGSGGGRGGRGEKISADDLDADLEKYHKESMETN encoded by the exons ATGGCCGGTGCTGCTTTAGATATGTCGCTTGATGACCTAATCAAGAACAACAAGAAGTCCGGCGACGGCGGCGGTCGCGGGCGTGGTCGCGGGCGTTCATCCGGACCTGGACCTGCACGGCGCTTCAACAACCGCGGTGCTAACAGATCTACTCCTTACGGTGGACCAGCTAAG GCACCCGATGCTGCTGCTTGGAATCATGATATGTTCGGTGGTGTGGATCAGAGTGGCAGGCCTTCTGGAATTGAAACTGGAACCAGGCTTTATGTCTCCAATTTGGACTATGGAGTTTCTAATGAGGATATTAAG GAGCTTTTTTCAGAAGTTGGCGATTTGAAAAAGTATTCTATAAATTATGATAGAAGTGGGAGATCAAAG GGGACGGCTGAGGTTGTGTTTGCAAGACGGCAAGACGCTCTAGCAGCTGTCAAGAGGTATAACAACGTTCAGCTTGACGGGAAGCCTATGAAAGTAGAGATTGTGGGAATAAACCTTGTGGCTCCTGTTGGCAATGTTCCGTTGGCAAACAACCCTGGAAACATGAATGGTTATCCTCGAAG TGGACAAGGTAGGAGTGGTGGATTTGGAAGACCacgtggtggtggtggagggcgGGGATTTGTTAGGGGCGGCCGTGGACGTGGAAGTGGAGGTGGAAGAGGAGGGCGTGGCGAGAAGATATCCGCAGATGATCTTGATGCTGACCTGGAAAAGTATCATAAAGAATCAATGGAAACCAATTGA